The Apium graveolens cultivar Ventura chromosome 6, ASM990537v1, whole genome shotgun sequence genome contains a region encoding:
- the LOC141664672 gene encoding uncharacterized protein LOC141664672: MPHHNLPHYGSEFNVVAGDIVAWMSYAHFHKVEEDLDSDVDWDSDGDHDISAEDWVARFFGFSRVPVLCYDIVEYQHSDMVMRQFGLRQGIPRSLVTMTEYRMPMIPFSPYDWRYMLIDTSILPEYQQEFGRIAPMFVKQYYRFIQTVRGPAYTASLF; encoded by the exons ATGCCTCATCATAATTTGCCACATTATGGAAGCGAGTTTAATGTAGTTGCAGGTGATATTGTGGCATGGATGTCGTATGCCCACTTTCACAAGGTGGAGGAGGATTTAGATTCAGATGTAGATTGGGATTCAGATGGGGATCATGACATATCTGCTGAGGATTGGGTGGCTCGTTTCTTTGGTTTTTCCAGGGTTCCAGTACTATGTTATGATATTGTTGAGTATCAGCATTCTGATATGGTGATGAGACAGTTTGGGTTGAGACAGGGTATCCCACGATCACTGGTTACCATGACAGAGTATAGGATGCCTATGATTCCGTTTAGTCCCTATGATTGGCGCTATATG CTTATTGATACCAGCATACTCCCTGAGTATCAACAGGAGTTTGGGAGGATTGCCCCCATGTTTGTGAAGCAGTATTATCGATTTATACAGACTGTTAGAGGTCCGGCATATACGGCTTCATTGTTCTAG
- the LOC141668477 gene encoding uncharacterized protein LOC141668477, protein MSTLAAARADNFYYPPEWTPDQGSLNKFNGQHALRERARKLDQGILIIRFEMPYNIWCGGCNSMIAKGVRFNAEKKQVGNYHSTKIWSFTMKSACCRHEIVIQTDPKNCQYVIISGAQQKIEEYDHEDAETLALPVDEEKGKLSDPFYRLEHQENDIKKKKEAEPVLVRLQRVSDARHADDYALNKVLRSKLRNQKKRVAEEEATSRKMGIGIRLLPPSEQDSAAASRVKFASKFHKNQKEKRALISSSSIFSSTSAFTTKQFELAGKRRKINAAAASNLLVGGYKPSSWARSASSSCKRKI, encoded by the exons ATG TCTACGCTTGCAGCTGCTAGAGCGGACAATTTTTACTACCCGCCAGAATGGACTCCAGATCAG GGTTCTCTGAACAAGTTCAATGGTCAACATGCCTTGAGGGAGAGAGCCAGGAAATTAGACCAGGGTATTTTGATTATAAG GTTCGAGATGCCTTACAATATCTGGTGTGGTGGGTGCAATTCCATGATTGCTAAGGGTGTAAGGTTCAATGCAGAGAAAAAGCAAGTTGGAAATTATCATTCCACAAAG ATATGGAGTTTCACCATGAAGTCTGCATGCTGCAGACATGAGATTGTTATTCAGACCGATCCAAAGAATTGCCAATATGTAATTATTAGCGGTGCACAACAGAAGATTGAGGAGTATGACCACGAAGATGCTGAAACCTTGGCACTCCCAGTGGATGAAG AGAAAGGTAAGCTGTCAGACCCCTTTTATCGTCTTGAGCACCAGGAAAATGATataaagaagaaaaaagaagcaGAGCCTGTGCTTGTACGGCTTCAGCGGGTATCTGATGCGAGGCATGCAGATGATTATGCTTTAAATAAAGTACTCCGCTCCAAACTTAGG AATCAAAAGAAAAGGGTTGCTGAAGAAGAAGCAACGTCCAGGAAAATGGGAATTGGCATTCGGCTACTTCCACCCTCTGAACAAGATTCTGCCGCTGCATCACGTGTAAAATTTGCTTCAAAGTTTCACAAGAACCAGAAGGAGAAACGAGCATTGATTTCatcttcatcaatattttctAGTACATCCGCGTTTACTACAAAACAGTTCGAGTTAGCAGgcaaaagaagaaaaataaatgCCGCCGCAGCATCCAACTTACTGGTCGGAGGATATAAGCCATCATCATGGGCAAGGAGTGCGTCTTCCTCTTGTAAGCGGAAAATTTAA